In one Drosophila pseudoobscura strain MV-25-SWS-2005 chromosome X, UCI_Dpse_MV25, whole genome shotgun sequence genomic region, the following are encoded:
- the Cdk12 gene encoding cyclin-dependent kinase 12, whose protein sequence is MHASSAAATALVEYSDVSSEDFSDPEAGEIDSDAVLTSRCDTTNAKKPKPPSDNQFAKSSRATKPEKEGYDNYRKRRTEETDDLEVSGSRPTGGGDTLNNREEAQASKTSKDELWSRQIYMSSDSIDTDELEAEMKRQKRKKLKKDKHKHKSKKKSKKRKKKRTKSYSSIESMSDDINALLDRRYTPPNVPNKINERTVSTGTSYTPHTHKESSPISPGTPPPTRRPNSNNAYYGESIGDAPNTSLGTNLQVTVTNKTSNRLRSPPRIGGNGPRYGTSPRTPPQVLYTTSGGSSGGAGIHGRDSRSSRYVQSPLKDDLNAHHRSGHDHGYQPRYSSGTGPSGSLDARKVKRLSPEIDRYNHQPSTPPHKRRKFSDGRDMSMSGFEHSRHHSTKYDRYSRERYSRRGSRSPSVQHSRGRQSPVGGMTSSGSISNMFRHGNSHKHKYTTPNSPTSVPTRSSKRASGTGTSTDRYSRSPRASSRYFETSPPSSAGASSSHYHHHRRSPKSRLRRTSSRKRSPSSASSGSSASLSRSPASRDLKHKREEYIKKISETSLFAELVKDRHKRQKALKEIIERQEENSNSNSNGALTINDNSSSIDGNTPNVTDCRSAVAIVGVGATPTPTIGGGMTSNGLEIPSSCGGGSKPDLDINNIPMPNKEHDLLVHNPGPSSDVPDSSSTSLITTSTLSAAISANRNNHKPKSLTSLPMPPGMNALDLVNAPSPSPPHLTLKKEYDEKTVSNSSANKSLLNLPMPPVIPGSEELSGDDDVIDSPEDFDATGGSGNMHGHSSGQGASRRRPVILNRRDSRNNVRDWGERCVDVFEMIAQIGEGTYGQVYKARDHHTNDMVALKKVRLEHEKEGFPITAVREIKILRQLNHRNIVNLHEIVTDKQDAVEFRKDKGSFYLVFEYMDHDLMGLLESGMVDFNEENNASIMKQLLDGLNYCHKKNFLHRDIKCSNILMNNRGKVKLADFGLARLYNADDRERPYTNKVITLWYRPPELLLGEERYGPSIDVWSCGCILGELFLKRPLFQANAEMAQLETISKICGSPIPAVWPNVIKLPLFHTLKQKKTHRRRLREDFEFMPAASLDLLDKMLDLDPDKRITAEDALKSPWLKKINPDEMPTPQLPTWQDCHELWSKKRRRQLREQQESLPPSVISSTKYHPHGAAMVGDA, encoded by the exons ATGCATGCATCGTCTGCAGCTGCGACAGCACTGGTGGAGTACTCGGATGTCAGCTCAGAGGACTTTTCCGATCCCGAAGCAGGAGAAATTGACTCAGACGCAGTGCTGACAAGCAGATGTGACACCACAAATGCAAAGAAACCAAAGCCACCGTCGGATAATCAGTTCGCAAAGAGTAGTCGAGCTACAAAGCCTGAAAAGGAAGGCTATGATAATTATAG AAAAAGGCGGACTGAAGAAACTGACGATCTTGAGGTGTCTGGATCGAGACCAACTGGTGGAGGCGACACCTTGAATAATCGAGAGGAGGCGCAAGCTTCTAAAACATCAAAGGACGAACTTTGGAGTAGACAAATCTACATGTCTAGCGATTCCATTGACACGGATGAACTGGAGGCGGAAATGAAGCGACAGAAACGAAAGAAGCTGAAGAAGGACAAGCATAAACATAAATCAAAGAAGAAGTCGAAGAAGCGTAAGAAAAAGAGGACCAAATCGTATTCTAGCATTGAGTCAATGTCGGATGACATAAACGCCCTACTGGATCGACGATACACGCCGCCAAATGTTCCGAATAAGATCAACGAGCGAACAGTCAGCACCGGAACTTCCTACACACCTCACACGCATAAGGAAAGCAGCCCCATATCCCCGGGCACTCCGCCTCCCACACGGCGTCCAAACAGTAATAACGCCTATTATGGCGAGTCCATTGGTGATGCCCCCAACACTTCGCTGGGAACCAATCTCCAGGTGACTGTTACCAATAAGACGAGCAATCGCCTGCGTTCTCCCCCACGCATTGGCGGCAATGGACCACGCTATGGCACCTCTCCTCGAACTCCGCCACAAGTACTCTACACCACCTCGGGCGGTAGCAGTGGTGGAGCGGGAATTCATGGACGTGATTCACGCAGCTCCCGATATGTACAGAGTCCACTCAAAGACGATCTAAATGCGCACCATAGGTCTGGCCACGATCATGGATATCAGCCACGATATTCTTCGGGCACGGGACCAAGCGGCAGTCTCGATGCGAGAAAAGTTAAACGTTTGTCTCCGG aGATAGACCGCTATAATCATCAGCCGAGTACACCGCCCCACAAGCGACGAAAGTTCAGCGATGGCAGGGATATGAGTATGTCAGGCTTCGAGCATAGCAGACACCATTCTACTAAATATGATCGTTATAGCAGAGAGCGATATTCAAGGCGTGGATCCAG GAGTCCTAGTGTACAGCATTCACGCGGTCGGCAATCGCCTGTTGGCGGCATGACCTCCAGTGGAAGCATTTCAAATATGTTTAGGCATGGTAATAGTCACAAACACAAGTACACGACACCAAACTCACCCACGTCCGTGCCGACACGGTCCTCGAAACGCGCCTCTGGTACTGGCACCTCCACCGATCGGTATTCGCGATCCCCGAGGGCAAGCTCGCGCTACTTTGAGACTTCGCCGCCATCATCAGCTGGTGCTTCAAGCTCTCATtaccatcatcatcgtcgctCGCCGAAGTCGCGTCTTAGAAGGACCAGCAGTCGCAAACGCTCGCCCAGCTCGGCCAGCAGCGGTAGTTCAGCTTCACTCAGTCGATCGCCAGCCTCGCGAGATCTGAAGCACAAGCGCGAGGAATACATTAAAAAGATTAGTGAAACGAGTCTGTTTGCCGAGTTGGTAAAGGATCGTCATAAAAGACAAAAGGCCTTGAAGGAGATTATCGAGCGTCAAGAAGAAAAtagtaacagcaacagcaacggcgcCTTGACAATAAACGATAACAGTTCCTCGATAGATGGCAATACGCCGAATGTGACCGATTGTAGATCTGCTGTGGCCATCGTAGGTGTAGGTGCAACGCCAACACCCACCATAGGCGGCGGCATGACTTCAAATGGACTGGAAATTCCCAGCAGctgcggcggtggcagcaaaCCGGATTTGGATATCAACAACATTCCCATGCCAAACAAAGAGCACGATCTGCTTGTGCATAATCCTGGCCCCAGCTCCGATGTCCCAGATAGCTCCTCAACTTCATTAATAACAACAAGCACACTGTCGGCAGCAATCTCAGCAAATAGGAATAACCACAAACCGAAGAGTCTGACATCGTTGCCCATGCCACCCGGCATGAATGCGTTGGACCTTGTGAATGCACCCAGTCCATCGCCCCCGCATTTGACACTCAAAAAGGAGTACGATGAGAAAACAGTTTCCAATTCCAGCGCCAATAAAAGTCTCTTGAACTTACCGATGCCTCCGGTAATACCAGGCAGCGAGGAGCTCAGCGGCGACGATGATGTCATCGACAGTCCCGAAGATTTTGATGCAaccggcggcagtggcaataTGCACGGCCACAGCAGTGGACAGGGGGCCTCGCGTCGTCGTCCAGTGATACTGAATCGTCGGGATTCACGTAATAATGTGCGTGACTGGGGCGAGCGATGTGTGGACGTATTCGAAATGATTGCGCAAATCGGTGAAGGCACATACGGACAG GTGTATAAGGCTCGGGATCATCATACGAACGATATGGTAGCACTGAAAAAAGTTCGGCTAGAACACGAAAAGGAAGGCTTTCCCATTACGGCTGTGCGTGAAATCAAAATACTTAGGCAACTCAACCATCGTAACATTGTCAACTTGCATGAAATTGTCACAGACAAGCAGGACGCCGTCGAGTTTCGTAAAGACAAGGGCTCATTCTATCTCGTGTTTGAGTATATGGACCACGATCTCATGGGCCTGCTCGAATCTGGCATGGTCGACTTTAATGAAGAGAATAATGCTAGCATTATGAAGCAGCTATTAGACGGCCTTAATTACTGCCATAAAAAGAACTTTCTGCATCGGGATATCAAGTGTTCGAATATATTAATGAACAACAG AGGAAAAGTGAAACTGGCAGATTTTGGATTGGCCCGTCTGTATAATGCCGATGATCGGGAACGTCCGTACACGAACAAAGTGATAACGCTGTGGTATCGGCCCCCAGAGCTGTTGTTGGGCGAGGAACGGTATGGTCCTTCCATAGATGTGTGGTCGTGCGGCTGCATACTCGGTGAGCTCTTCCTGAAGCGGCCACTGTTTCAGGCCAATGCAGAGATGGCTCAATTAGAGACTATATCTAAGATCTGCGGCTCGCCCATTCCCGCTGTGTGGCCGAACGTAATTAAGCTACCACTGTTTCATACTCTTAAGCAAAAGAAAACGCATCGCCGTCGCTTGCGTGAAGATTTTGAGTTTATGCCAGCAGCATCACTTGATTTGCTCGACAAAATGTTAGACCTGGATCCGGACAAGCGCATAACTGCAGAAGATGCGCTCAAGTCCCCGTGGCTAAAAAAAATCAATCCAGATGA AATGCCAACACCACAATTGCCTACATGGCAGGACTGCCATGAACTTTGGAGCAAGAAGCGACGCCGTCAGCTGCGGGAACAACAAGAGTCGCTGCCACCATCGGTAATATCCTCGACCAAATACCACCCACACGGAGCAGCAATGGTGGGAGATGCTTAG
- the LOC4813959 gene encoding WD repeat-containing protein 26 homolog, with protein MQNTSSSATGSSTRATADASTLNSGGGSAENVSRDTTGGGGGGDDNPAPADEHPSGSSTRNGHDAKQNGFAVNNNGSCIVDGENNRDNNTSYRAVQLDKSNQEIIRLIGQYLHDVGLDKSVKTLMVESGCYLEHPSATKFREHVLMGDWVKADLDLKDLEPLIDNGKLSTITEMKFILLEQKYLEHLDDANPLDALHVLRSELTPLQHNISRVHQLSSYMMCSTNQDLYQRAKWEGKGILSRALVMERLQTFMPPSVMMSPRRLRTLLQQAIELQSQHCPCHDMAWETNLQTVSLLTDHCCTTDGFPMQTIQILTDHCDEVWFCKFSPDGLKLATGSKDSTVIIWDVDPYKLTLKHRRVLDGQAQLSVSFVSWSPDSKLILVGGTEDSHELYIWNVEDGKLFVKFSQSLEDSLACGAFSRDGTRFVCGGQKGQLYLCDLNGTIVDSWEGVRVNSIAFRADNKTILAADNHYRIRGYNFDSPRSDFDILREPHPIMTFSINSADRLALLNVSNQGLHLWDIEDKCLVRRFQGIRQSNFAIHSCFGGINESFVASGSEDKVVYIWHIKREEPLAKLAGHTKTVNCVSWNPVYPSLLASASDDATVRIWGPKPNGSNATTESDDCSSSSSSSSWNMT; from the exons ATGCAGAACACATCTTCTTCAGCGACCGGCTCCAGTACAAGGGCTACAGCAGATGCTTCGACGCTAAATTCCGGCGGCGGCAGTGCAGAGAATGTTAGCCGTGATACGACTggcggtggtggaggtggcgATGATAATCCCGCACCCGCTGACGAGCATCCAtccggcagcagcaccagaaacGGTCACGATGCCAAACAAAACGGATTTGCTGTCAATAACAATGGCAGCTGCATCGTAGATGGGGAGAACAATCGGGACAACAACACCAGCTACCGGGCTGTTCAGTTGGACAAGTCAAATCAGGAGATCATACGCCTCATTGGCCAGTATCTGCACGACGTAGGTCTGGATAAGTCCGTCAAGACACTGATGGTAGAGTCTGGCTGTTACTTGGAGCACCCATCGGCGACCAAGTTCAGGGAGCATGTGTTAATGGGGGATTGGGTCAAAGCAGATCTAGACCTCAAG GACTTGGAGCCACTGATTGATAATGGGAAACTATCAACAATAACTGAAATGAAATTCATATTACTAGAGCAAAAGTATTTAGAGCATTTGGATGATGCCAATCCGCTGGACGCACTGCACGTGCTGCGCAGCGAGTTGACCCCATTGCAGCACAACATATCGCGTGTGCATCAGCTGTCTTCGTATATGATGTGCTCCACCAATCAAGACCTCTATCAGCGAGCCAAGTGGGAGGGCAAGGGTATCTTGTCTCGGGCGCTTGTCATGGAGCGCCTGCAAACGTTCATGCCGCCTTCGGTGATGATGTCGCCGCGCCGTCTGCGCACCCTACTTCAGCAGGCAATAGAATTACAAAGCCAACACTGCCCCTGTCACGACATGGCGTGGGAGACTAATTTGCAAACGGTTTCGTTGCTCACCGACCACTGTTGCACCACAGATGGATTCCCCATGCAGACAATACAAATTCTGACTGACCATTGCGACGAAGTTTGGTTCTGTAAATTCTCTCCCGATGGCCTTAAATTAGCTACTGGCAGCAAGGACTCCACTGTGATTATTTGGGACGTAGACCCGTACAAACTCACGCTCAAGCATCGTCGCGTCTTGGACGGGCAGGCGCAGCTGAGCGTCAGCTTTGTCAGCTGGAGTCCCGACTCCAAGCTCATTCTGGTGGGTGGCACCGAGGACTCCCATGAGCTTTACATCTGGAACGTGGAGGACGGTAAGCTGTTTGTCAAGTTCTCCCAATCACTGGAGGACAGCCTCGCCTGCGGTGCCTTCAGTCGCGATGGCACCCGCTTCGTTTGTGGCGGCCAAAAGGGTCAGCTCTACCTATGCGATCTAAATGGCACCATTGTCGACTCCTGGGAGGGAGTTCGGGTCAACAGCATTGCCTTTCGAGCTGACAATAAAACAATATTGGCGGCCGATAATCATTATCGCATCAGAGG CTACAACTTTGATAGCCCACGCTCAGACTTTGATATACTGAGAGAGCCGCATCCGATTATGACTTTTAGCATCAACTCTGCCGATCGCTTAGCGTTGTTGAATGTCTCCAATCAAGGCCTTCATCTTTGGGACATTGAGGACAAATGTCTCGTGCGACGATTCCAGGGTATACGCCAGAGTAATTTTGCCATCCATTCGTGTTTCGGCGGTATCAATGAGAGCTTCGTGGCCAGCGGTAGTGAGGATAAGGTCGTATATATTTGGCACATTAAGCGCGAAGAACCCCTGGCCAAGCTGGCTGGCCACACGAAGACGGTGAACTGTGTGTCGTGGAACCCCGTTTATCCGTCATTGCTGGCTAGTGCCAGTGACGATGCCACCGTTCGCATTTGGGGACCAAAGCCGAATGGAAGCAACGCCACGACAGAGAGCGACGATTGCTCCTCAAgctcgtcctcgtcatcgtggAATATGACTTAG
- the Arv1 gene encoding protein ARV1: MIGGKNSVCVNCGHRVRELYKKYSNTLKTTNCEKCHQVTDKYIEFEEFIILIDALLLDSSAFRHIIYNGDFKLYWKVSLVVLLLESFALCRQKLSDPANDALNVHEKGFYTYTLHHIGDYLLITFFLLLITAALGIDQIKKVGVRNFTLTIIKVVVISNLSKFFLLPILVWRNNTTVFGRSIHYALVMSHHICSLVLAYEAVGYIKSRLRWLAITLVVLAFVLKEYIRHYAAFQLELH, translated from the exons atGATTGGAGGAAAAAACTCGGTGTGCGTAAACTGTGGACACAGAGTGCGAGaactatataaaaaatatagcaACACTCTAAAAACTACGAATTGC GAAAAATGTCATCAGGTCACAGACAAATACATCGAGTTTGAGGAATTTATCATCCTAATAGATGCACTTCTTTTGGATTCGTCTGCGTTCCgccatataatatataatggCGACTTTAAG TTATATTGGAAGGTTTCACTGGTGGTGTTGCTCTTGGAGTCGTTTGCACTATGCCGGCAGAAGCTTAGCGATCCTGCCAATGATGCCTTAAACGTCCACGAAAAAGGTTTCTACACATACACACTGCATCACATAGGTG actACTTGCTTATAACCTTCTTTCTACTGCTAATTACGGCAGCACTTGGCATTGATCAGATAAAGAAAGTGGGTGTTCGAAATTTCACCTTAACTATTATCAAGGTTGTTGTCATTTCAAACTTATCCAAGTTTTTCCTGCTCCCCATATTGGTTTGGCGCAATAACACGACAGTGTTTGGACGTAGCATACACTATGCACTGGTCATGAGCCATCATATCTGTTCGCTGGTCCTTGCGTACGAGGCAGTCGGATATATCAAGAGTCGGCTTCGATGGCTGGCCATTACATTAGTAGTCCTTGCATTTGTCCTAAAGGAATACATCAGACATTATGCCGCATTCCAACTGGAGTTACATTAA